The Aphelocoma coerulescens isolate FSJ_1873_10779 chromosome 2, UR_Acoe_1.0, whole genome shotgun sequence genome contains a region encoding:
- the SMIM13 gene encoding small integral membrane protein 13 encodes MWQSIGLTLLVIVATLACVLLFMLCGWYVVWQLFLSKFKFLRELIGDTGSQQGDNEPSETEAEQETPPSPQRGRQKSARQRRAPTEDTT; translated from the exons ATGTGGCAGAGCATCGGGCTGACACTGCTGGTGATCGTGGCCACGCTGGCCTGCGTGCTGCTCTTCATGCTGTGCG gATGGTATGTGGTCTGGCAATTGTTTTTGTCTAAATTCAAATTCCTGAGAGAATTGATAGGTGATACGGGGTCCCAGCAGGGAGACAACGAGCCTTCAGAAACTGAAGCTGAACAGGAAACTCCACCCTCGCCTCAGAGAGGGAGACAGAAATCGGCTCGGCAGCGAAGGGCACCTACAGAAGACACGACTTAA